In Anopheles gambiae chromosome 2, idAnoGambNW_F1_1, whole genome shotgun sequence, a single window of DNA contains:
- the LOC5667103 gene encoding L-aminoadipate-semialdehyde dehydrogenase-phosphopantetheinyl transferase yields MSLRNGGHVRWAFDLAGWRPSLADLLLATSCIQPEEKLTLQRFVFRDDFNASLIGRLMMRRFVQLATDLAYDEIKFERDSKGKPFLKNEGVAVDFNVSHQGRYAVLAGMATKRLEATTTTTTTSPTPKIGVDVMKIEYGGGKPLDEFFRLMTRNFSDDEWRYIRGRDDASAQLEAFMRNWCLKESYVKNVGVGITVDLRKISFRIQTEVLARDRVVCDTTLRVNSESMGNWRFEESLIDRDHCVAVSLENVPAEQDLSGNCFEVIDFRTLVEHHRPLLAIDENYCEGIISKEYKKSK; encoded by the coding sequence ATGTCACTGCGGAATGGGGGTCACGTTCGCTGGGCATTTGACCTCGCGGGCTGGCGACCCAGTTTGGCGGATCTGCTGCTAGCGACGTCCTGCATACAGCCGGAGGAAAAGCTCACCCTGCAGCGGTTCGTGTTCCGGGACGATTTCAATGCGTCCCTCATCGGGCGGCTCATGATGCGCCGGTTCGTCCAGCTGGCCACCGATCTGGCGTACGACGAGATCAAGTTTGAGCGCGATTCGAAAGGCAAACCGTTCCTGAAGAATGAGGGTGTGGCGGTCGACTTTAACGTTTCGCACCAGGGCCGATACGCGGTGCTGGCCGGCATGGCTACGAAGCGGCTGGaggctaccaccaccaccaccaccaccagtccGACGCCCAAGATAGGCGTGGACGTGATGAAGATCGAGTACGGCGGGGGTAAACCGCTGGACGAGTTTTTCCGCCTGATGACGCGCAACTTCTCCGACGACGAGTGGCGCTACATACGCGGCCGCGATGACGCCAGCGCGCAGCTGGAAGCGTTCATGCGCAACTGGTGCCTGAAGGAGAGCTACGTGAAGAACGTGGGCGTGGGCATTACGGTCGATCTGAGGAAGATTAGCTTCCGCATCCAGACGGAGGTGCTGGCCCGGGACCGGGTCGTGTGCGATACGACGCTGCGCGTTAACTCGGAATCGATGGGCAATTGGCGCTTCGAGGAGTCGCTGATCGATCGGGACCATTGCGTGGCGGTGTCGCTGGAGAACGTGCCGGCGGAGCAGGATCTGAGTGGCAACTGTTTTGAGGTGATTGATTTCCGGACGCTTGTGGAGCATCACAGACCACTGCTAGCGATCGATGAGAACTATTGCGAGGGTATTATTAGCAAGGAGTACAAGAAGTCCAAGTGA